Proteins from one Candidatus Methylomirabilota bacterium genomic window:
- a CDS encoding IS481 family transposase — PSSRQRTDALPAWLHYYNWARGHGAHQGRPPISRLVAPDNLVAVHS, encoded by the coding sequence CCCAGCTCGCGACAGCGGACCGACGCCTTGCCCGCCTGGCTCCACTACTACAACTGGGCGCGCGGACACGGCGCGCATCAGGGACGACCACCCATCAGCCGCCTGGTGGCCCCGGACAATCTCGTGGCAGTTCACAGCTAG